CCACAATTCAGTTTGATACACAACACTGATTTTACAATATGATGCTCTCTCAATACTTGAAGTATCACAATCAGTTAAAGttgtacagttttttatttattacttctaAGATGTATGATAAAAGAAAATCGTTCAAGATTTGTTAAAAGTTACTCATCCTctgaccatccaagatgtagtcgATCCTCAgcaatgaatgggtgctgtcagaatgcaAGTCTTCTATTGCATTATTTTTCCTTATTATACACAATATTGTCACTATCCATCATACATGTTGCATTTTTGTATTGCGATATGTTGTTATACCTCTGGTCATTTAGCATTAAACAAGCAGGACAAATGGCAAATGAGGCCATTTTTGCTAATGCCAAGCTTATCGTCAACAGAAATGCAATTGTTTAGCACAAATGGGATTAACtcagtttatttctttttttatttacagctcTGCACTAACTGaggagcctctctctctctctttttttctttcagcatcAGACTTTGcactttttaatcattttaatgataaTGTGACACAATTTTTCAATGAATTACTTATGTCTTACAGCTCCAGCACAGCTCTGCAAGAGCCGTCCTCTAGACCTGGTTTTTATCATTGACAGTTCTCGTAGCGTCCGTCCTGCAGAGTTCGAAAAGGTCAAAATCTTCCTCTCTGAAATGGTTGATTCTCTTGATATCGGAACCGATGCCACACGAGTTGCCCTGGTCAACTACGCCAGCACTGTCAACATTGAGTTCCTTCTGAAAAAGTTCTTCAGTAAGGCCGAGGTCAAGCAGGCCTTCTCCCGTATTGATCCACTCTCAACAGGAACTATGACTGGCCTGGCTATCAAAACCGCCATGGagcaggtttttacagagggtGCTGGGGCCCGGCCACTAAAAAAGAACATCGGTAAGGTGGCCATCATTGTGACCGATGGAAGGCCGCAAGATAAAGTTGAAGAGGTGGCAGCAGCAGCAAGGGCTTCTGGAATTGAAATATATGCTGTCGGAGTGGACAGAGCAGATATGCGGTCTCTTAAACAGATGGCCAGTCAGCCTTTGGATGACCATGTGTTCTATGTGGAGACATATGGAGTGATTGAGAAACTAACATCTAAGTTCAGGGAGACACTCTGTGGTAAGAGAATAAAGATCCTATTTTGTTGGGGAAAACTGTTTATAATCAATTAgatcatgttttaatttaataataaaaaaaatgtattataaaaatatctcaactgtaattatttaaattatatttctataaatacatttaatttgaaattaaacaaATTCCTCACTGACTGAtcaataatgtttaatataataaatattttaatatataatattatttcatatgtaatattgaatttttttttggttggtcaaTAGTGATGTGTTTTTGCTGATTCCGCTGAATTTACAGGTTTCAATGCTTGTGCGCTTGGGCACAACTGCCAACATATTTGTGTCAACAACAATGCCTCTTATTTCTGCAAGTGCAGAGAGGGATATGTAATCAACTCTGACAAGAAAACGTGCTCTAAGCAGACCAATGGTTTGTCAAAAAATATGCATCAAATCATTAGAAAATTTGATGCATATCatgaagaatatattttttgatgcATTCTGAAGAAATGCATCCAGTAACTTTTGTGCACAGAAATGCTTTTTGGAtcaaaataagtaataatatattacaaataaaaatgccaTTGAAATCAGACATTTTATCTGAATTATAAATCAATGTGTTTAATGGAATGTTTAATGGAGTGCCCTggaatgtttatgtttatgtgctctagtagtttgtttttaaaattgtcaTTATACATGCAGTGATAATACTTACATATATGCCAATGATGACGGCTATAAATTGAGGAGTGAAGAAAAGATTGGTAGCATTTTAAGTTCACAGTAAAacatgtctgtttcttttacagaAGAGGCAAGAGGAGATCTGACTGAGAATGCCTGCATGTGTGAAGCTCAGATCGCATTTCAGAGGAAGATCCAGAACAGTATACAATCTCTCACCAGCAGACATATCCTTTCAGATTAATACAGCATTTGTTTCCCACCTATCCTAATTGAATAACTCTCTCAGTCTGATAAACTTTCCATGTCCTgagagttttattttttgttttattttttttgcagcagtTACATAGTGGACAGGGTTTATGATGTTTTAATAGTCATATTGGTTTCTCTCCAAAGCTGGTGTTCATCAGGAAATCAATCCCATAGTAATCCTGATGATCATGACGGGTGATGTTTTTCTTAACTGTTACTTACTGGATGACATCTCAAACAGAGTGCAGCAGTTTGATCTCCGTCGTGCCTAGAGAGGAGGATGGGACTGTAAACgctaaaaagaaagaagaagcaaaagaagaaaaaaacaaaaacaatttaatctCTCATTAGCTGCCTACAATGTATCCCATGTATTCCCCATTTTGATTGTTTAATCTTAGGCTACTTCATATTGTGCTTATAATTATTGTAGATTCTGTTATATTCTGAGTATGATATTTGAGTTATCATCATAAATCAAATTCATTTTGCTGACCCAAAGTGttacatgttttaaataaatttccttttgttttgggaaaaaaatagtaaatgtaataataaaatgtaaagaatacacatcattttattttgttgcctATTTTAATTActtgcgcgcgcacacacacacacacacacattaacaaattcttacaaataaaaatattctttgatgttattttcttttttgtcacctttatttatacattgcgtcaaagcactgaacaacattcatttggaaaacagtgtctcaaatTTGTGTTATATTTGCATTAAAGGCTAACATATTATATTAGTTGTGCTTGGTTTGACAGTGACTGTAAactattgaaaatgttttttccttAGCCTACTCTTTGTAACTAGCTAATTAATACTTTGAATAAATACCAAAATGCTGTTTGAATTATTTGAGATGTAGTTAAACATGTCAATGTGCAGGCAATGGCAACTTTCCATAATGTATTTCATGTCAGCTACCCATAATCATAATTATGCCTAAAAATTAAGagataaaatttaaaaaattaaaaagataattttagaatttattaggaattaattaaaaatttttgtTATTACAAAGGATTCAGTTAAAAATGTTTCATGGTGAGTAGAGAATTAGAACTACAAATACCATGAACGCCTTAACCAAACATCATTTCCGGGTTTCGGTTACCTAGAAACCAAGCAAACCGTTTTACAGCAGCGTACATGCATGGAACATAGACCGATAATTCAAATGCCTTGAAGAAAGggtttatgaaacatttaatttaaaagaagacAACGCTGAAATCCAAAACAGTCATCGGGACCAAACAACTTAGCACCCCCCTAAACACCGAGAGAAATTTGGTTCATAACGCTGAGGCAGGCTAGCAAGCTAAGCTAAAGCAAAGATGTTTATTTATCTCAGTAAGAAGGTAACGTGAAATATTGCATCGTAACTATTAATTTACTGCTAGCATTATAACAATATTACTgctgtattcatatttttctctGACTGAATGCGTGATTGTTTTAAGGGTTTGCTGTTAGTAATTTTCATTCGTTTTAATCATAATGATAGCTGCTTCTGCGTATACAACTTGTTTATCAGGGCCGTTGGCTTTGTTGTGTGTCCTCAGATTGCGATTCCAAACAATACCGTTTTAAAGTGTGTGTCTTGGAATAAAGACCAAGGTTTCATCGCCTGCGGAGGAGAGGATGGCCTTTTAAAAGTTCTCAAACTTGAGACTTATACAGGTGAGAACCGGAACTGCCAGTACTTCTACATGTACAGACAAAATATGAACACCAATGTGAATGATTAActtctatatattataaataggaCTTTGAACGAAaccaaaagtacatttattttttttagatgatgcCAAACTGAAAGGCTTGGCAGCTCCCAGCAACCTCTCTATGAATCAGACACTGGAGGGACACAGTGGTAAGAAAGATAGAGGAGATGTGTCAGCTcaatgtctgtgtgtttgttttagtttctgTGTGTTCTTACTCTCTGAGTTTTAATTTTGCTATGCAGGTGCAGTGCAGGTTGTGACCTGGAATGAACAATACCAGAAACTGACCACGAGTGACCAGAATGGGCTCATTATTGTCTGGATGCTTTACAAAGGTAAACATCATATAAATCATAGATATATACCTATAAACCATATAGAAAATACGATAATATATGATGAATATAAAACTCCAGCCAATACACTTGTGTgacacatttttttgtaattttgtgtgtcAAACAGGTTCATGGTATGAAGAAATGATTAATAACAGGAATAAATCTGTGGTGAGGAGCATGAGCTGGAATGCTGATGGTCTGAAGATCTGTATTGTGTATGAGGACGGTGCTGTGATTGTGGGCTCGGTGGATGGTGAGCacagttttaattataattattattaattttcttatttttaagtcAAAACACTACGGGCAAATCATTTTTTGTACACTGGACACATTTgtgattttgtcttttttgggTTTCATATGATTTTAAGAACAGtgaaaagaaaacatccaaaataaactttACATGAAAAAAGATTTACATGCAATATATTCATTTGTGTATGTAGATTTCAATTGCACTACATGTCTTTAAATGCCATTGtctcaaaatttttatttttatttttctactgCACTGAGCCAGAAATTTCTACTTCAGTAGCAGTCACATatgtttacatgtacatttagtcatttagcagactctttcatccaaagcgacttacaaatgagaacaatggaagcaataaaaatcaacaaaagtgcaatgatatacaagtgctataacaagtctcagttagcttaaggcagtacacatagcaagggcttttttttttaaataaatataatgaatacaaagaaaacagatagaatagagcaagctagtgttagaggtattttttgttgttgcggTTTTTAATTGCATAAtagatgaaaataaaacagatagaatacaaaaagattaattgtaaaggtttggtagaactggctggaagacctgccaagagagcattgcaatagtccagcttggacagaacaagagcttggacaaggagttgtgcagcatgttccaaaagaaaaGGCCTGATCCTCtttatgttgaataaagcaaatctgcaggaccggacagttttagcaatgtggtctgagaaagtcagctgataaTCAGTCACAACTCCagggtttctggctgtttttgaaggagttatggttgatgtgcctaactggatggtgaaattgtgacgAAACAATGGGTTtactggaaccacaagcagttctgtcttagcaaggttgagttgaggtgatggtccttcatccagcaagaaatgtctgttagacaagctgagatgcgagtagctaccgttggatcatcagatggaatgagaggtagagttgagtgtcattagcatagcagtggtatgaaaagccttGTTTctaaatgacagaacctaatgatgccatgtagacataGAAGAgaaggggtccaagaactgagccctggggCACCCCAGTAATTGGACACCTCACCATTCCAAGATACTTTGATACGCTAGATTATACTCTGAAGTTTTATAAAGAgaggtttgtttatatataattgttttttaatgcaacatttaatTCTAAAAAGACATTAATTCCTTAATTATTTTTCTGGCTgttgactgtattttttatttttttattaaggaaTGATGAAAAtagatatacaaaataaaataaggtaaCTCTTACatgtcaacaaaatcaaacaagaatTTTAAACCTGGCTTGTCCAATGTTAAGAGTTCTGTCCtagaaatacatacaaattagAACATATTTAAATTGACAATTTATAATTAACATATACAAACATAACAGTTAAGACAACTTGTCATccatattatgttatttttaatgtaataaactGGTGAAGTGTGGTGACATCTATTCATTATTTTACCCTGTTCACCtggtgttttactttttttttatatttgattgtaatataaaattattttcttatttattaaaaagcaacaaatccatcaagatataggtgtttgttgttttattatatagtttTGACTTTTCATGCTTGTACATTTTATTAGTGTGAatataaaggtgtgtgtgtgtgtgtgtgtttgttttgtgtttttgcagGTAACAGGATCTGGGGTAAAGAACTTAAGGGTACCCAGTTGGCACATGTGGCCTGGTCTCCAGACAGTAAGATCCTGCTGTTTGGGATGGCCAATGGAGAGATCCACATCTACGACAATCAGGGAAACTTTATTGTGAGTGCTGAGACACTGGAAACACTCTCTGTGCatcattgtgtttttattcagctACTTTTACTAGTTTTCCTCTGGGGTCCTGAGTTTTTCAATATTATCCAGTCAGTTTGAGTAGTACTGCTATTCAAAACACAAATTTGCTcttattgtgtgtgtttatgcccAGATGAAGATGACCATGAGTTGTTTGGCGAATGCAACAGGTGCCCTCAGCATATCAGGTATTCACTGGTACCCCGGGACAGAGGGGTATCTGGAGCCAGACTGTCCCTGCCTAGCTGTTTGCTTCACTAACGGGCACTGCCAAGTGATGAGGCACGAGAGTGATGACAGTGAGTTTATGCGTTCTTTATGTCTCTTTGTGCATACTAAGTGACATTCATTCAGAcctgtgtgtgcgtatgtgtgaaGGTCCTGTGATCATCGAGACGGGTATGTGGCATGTGGCCAGTATCCAGTGGAATCACTGTGGCAGTGTTCTAGCTATAGCAGGATCACTCAGAAACAGCGGAGCAGAGAAAGACATAAATGCTGTTCAGTTCTACACACCGTTTGGAGAGGCGAGTACTGATCACACACATGCTTCATACAGACATATTTCAGGTTCTACAAAAGATAATATATCTTGTCATAAACAATTGTTCACTAAgacttttgtcatgtttttgaaaaagtctcttaaaagtatagtaaaataagcaatattttgaaagattattacaaatatgaataacctgttttctattttaatttattttacaatgaaatgtattcctgtcaTGGCAACGCTGCATTATTGGAAGCTGTcgctccagtcctcagtgtcacatgatccttcagaaataatttaatatgttgatttgttgctcaagaaacattttttattattatcaatgttaaaacaatttccactttattttttgtggaaactgtgatacccTTATTGATGACTAGTTCAaaagagctgcatttatttgagatacAAATAGAAATAtgttgtaacaatataaatgtctttattgtattttttgatcaatttaatgcattctttctgattaaaagtattatttccttaaactaaaaaaaatcaaactcaTCCCAAACTTGTTACTGTTGATGCACTTATATCTGATGTCATCACGTGTCTAGCACTTGCGGACTCTGAAGGTTCCGGGCAAGCAGATGACTGCTGTATCATGGGAAGGTGGAGGACTACGAATTGGCCTAGCTGTAGattcttacatttattttgctaACATTCGGCCAGATTACAAGGTAATTTAGCTGGAAATAATggctataaaatattttttccccgCTCTCTGAGATAACATCTTACTCTGTTTCTGTAGTGGGGTTACTGCAGTAACACAGTGGTGTATGCATACACACGGCCTGATAGACTGGAGTACAGTGTGGTGTTCTGGGACACTAAGAATAATGAGAAGTTTGTAAAATACGTCAAGAGTCTCATGTCCATCACCACATGTGGAGATTTTTGCATTTTGGCCACCAAAGCAGACGACACACATCCACAGGTACTAAAACGAGGATCTGTTCAGCTTTTTTCTGATGAAGAGGGATATTGTAAGTAAGAATATTGTTTTACATCAAATCAAAAGTCATATCTGttacatatctttttttatttatttttcaggaggACACTGAGACTGAGGCTGGATCAGCTACTGGATCAGCTACAGTAAAGACACCTCTTATATTCCAATGTagtaaaaaaacaatgaaatatttcCATATGCACTCTGATCACAGACACCAGAAAGTAACAGACAGTAGaggtttaaagggatactccaccccaaaatgaaatctTTGTCATTTAATGACGTTCCAAACCCAtcaaagctttgttcatcttcggaacacaatttaatatattttggatgaaaaccgggaggcttgtgactggcccatagactgccaagtaagttacactgtcacaGTCCAGAAAAGAGCATCGTCataaatagtccatctgccataagTGGTtcaattgtaacattataaagcaaggagaatactttttgtacacgaataaaacaaaaataacgactttattcaacagtccTTTGTTAACAGTCTCCTCTGtatctctccacatcactcaaactgccaccacaaggatgcgctgtttctatgtgtatttatgcttttatttgaaagaaaacagcacatccttgtgtgCTGCTGACACAAGAGCATatgcagtttgagtgatgtggctTCATAATGtaacggttgaaccactgatggtaGACGGACTagtctgacaatgtctttcatagtTTTCTGGACcgtgacagtgtaatttacttggcagtctatgggacagtcacaagcctcctggttttcatctaaaatatcgtgttccgaagacgaataaagcttttatgggtttggaacgacatggtttttattaagtgattaatgacaaaatgttcattttggagtggagtatcccttttACAGTAATGCATGACTGTAGCTGTTTTCATAGACCATGAGAAACCTGATCAAACATACAGATGTGACTGTATCATGACATTTTACAAAGTAAGAACTAAACAACTAACAACTCTTAACCAGATCTAAATTTAGTAGGACAGAGGACAGTGGAAAGATGATGTAATGTAGAATTTAATTATGCTAAACCTGAGAAAGCTGTTCTTAAGCACCAGATGCAACACTTTACCACAGGCATTTAATGAGCTGTCCAATCAAAACACCTCAAAGGATCGGTCTAAGAGGAGAAAGGTATTATGAACatcagcaaaaaacaaaacaaaaaaactttcagaTATTTCCGTAATGCTGTTTTAGGAAGTGTATCCATGTAGTAAAGAGATGCCTGTCTATCCTTTGTCCACAGTATGCTCTGGTGTTGTGTAACTCCATTGGAACCCCACAGGACTCTAAATATATTGACATCGGTGGGTAAAAGAGTTTTTACTATTTCTATATGGAAGGGATCATGCAGATTCAGAAgctcattattgcaaaataaactctAAGCAAGGGTTATGAAGACCcagaagcaaataaatatataaatgcacaacTTAGCTTAAACTAACTTAAATAGTATGAAAGCTGCGGTGGGAATCCCGGCTCCTTTCCTGCCACTCCCATAGGTATCCCGCTAAATTCCTTTCCTGGTTGAGAGAGCAGATCTGTTCCAGAGATTCAGTCTGATCTCTCGGAACAGATTTCAGAGTCGGAACAGCAACACACAACAGAATCTGTAGTTATTcatagaaaaacatatttttatgtgaaatctGTCTTTGAATCCTGCTCTGAATAAAGGTTTGTGTGATTTTCAACAGCCTTTTGAAATCGCACAAACCTTCAACAGATAGCTTTGATGTTTAGATAAGCTAAtgtcacctgtttttttttttttttaaataatgatgtaACTGTAATTTCTCATCCTTCACTTTCCACAAAGTGAAATTAATACATTCTATCTGTTCCTTCACAATTTTTGTTACTCTCTGTTTGCTGATACAGACCCCCTGTTTGTCACTATGACGAAGACTCACGTGATTGCTGCATCTAAGGAAGCATTTTATGTTTGGCAGTATCGTGTTGCTAAGAAACTCACTGCTCTTGAAATCAACCAGGTCGCCAAGACAAGAAAGGAAGGTCGAGAGAGGTGAGGGTCAAAGGTCACCAGTAGTGGGTCACCAGTGCTTAGAgagggatttaaagggatagttcaccccaaaataaaaaattctgtcattaattactcaccttcatgttgttccaagccttaaaatattttttgttgaaatctgtacttttatcatcttttacaatttaaagtttagtGTTGGTAAGATTTTCATGAATTtgaatctcttatgctcacaaaggctgcatttatttgatcagaaagaCGAAATgtattattgcaatttataataatatttaaatatattttttttatcccagTGAATTTTCTTCATCAATACCCTAGTTTTGactcatgattcttcagaaataattttttcaaCGTATTATCAGTGTTagattgtttttaacattgatgataataagaactGTTTTTGCACTGCTTAATACACTATTTTTTGTGGAGACTGTGATTAATTTTTCCAGGAATTTTTGGTGAATAGAAATATTGCTATAAACATAATGGCtctataaaaacatataataatacaggtttttttccccacttttgatcaatttaatgcatgctcaatgaatgtattaattaatttcaatttttACTTTGCCTGCCATTCAGCATTGTCAGTCAGCAACAAATACACAAGTATTAAATGcagtaatcattttattttttgctaagtATACAAAGAGGACATAGTGATCatgtcataattaaaaaaaaaaagaagaagaaaattttacttttgttttaagaacatattaactaatattaagATTTATTTCAGAATTTGTTGTACATGCTTTGTCCCATGTCTCAGTCTCAGTGGCTGAATGAAAGAAGCAGCTCTGTGTAATATGTAAGCTTTCATCAGATGAAGTGATGTTCCTTATTGTGGCGTACAGTCTGTGGGcagtctgtctgcctgtctgtctctcgGGATAGTGTGAGGGTGTGCTCGCTGACGGCAGCACTTTGGAAAAGTTCTGTTCAAGGCTGTGTGATGAAATCCTGCGACCCACACTCTGGAACAGGACCCAGTGTTCTGTTTCCCTTCAACATGATAGAAATACACTAAGGCGTTGCCTCTCTTGCTTATTCTTCCTCACTTTACCTGCACACTGTCTCTTTTCACTCTGTCTTGCTGACTCTTTTCTCTAGGGTTTATCACATCGATGACAGTCCAAGCGGAACATCAGATGGGACACTGAACTTTGCCAAAGCCTTCACAGTGAGTACACTCAGCACAGACACTTACATGTGGCTCTATTAGCCTCTCGTGAGAGGATTAGTGGGAAAAACTGTCATAGAACACTGCTCCGCTAGTCTGCTTATGAATTATTTCATAGTTGTGCTATGTTTTCCTTGATCCACACATTTTTATGTGACATGGTTCACATAAGACGCTTCTTATTGATCCAGTTGTCATCTAAACTTGTATTTACAAGAAGTATGGAGGCTGCAGTCTACTTTTTCATATGACTGCCCTGAGAAAAGGGTCATGACAGtgagatgtgtttgtttgtttgtttgtttcaggccACAAGGGATCCGATCTGCTGCATTACAGCATCAGACAGAGTGCTTATAGTGGTACGTCTGATTTACACAAGGACACATGCTTTTTCATCACAAAgtttctgctttatttatatGAGGTTGTGATGTCTGCAGGGCCGTGAGTCTGGTATCCTACAGAGATACAGCCTGCCCAACATCACCCTCCTGCAGAAATATTCCCTTACCTCCAGACCGTATCAGCTGTCCCTCAATTGTAACTCCAGGtctgatttctctctttttttgtaaattgtaatattacatcaGACTACTCACTCGTTTTTCCTGCTTGTATAGCGagagtttgttttaaaataattgtatttttctagCCGGCTGGCTATTATAGACATTACGGGTGTATTGACGTTTTTGGACGTAGAGACACGGGCTTCGTCAGGGGATGCAGAGGGCGGGTCCACAGCTGGAGATCCATCCAAATTTGAGCGCAAGGATGTCTGGGATATGAAATGGGCTAATGACAACCCAGATCTGTTCTCCATGATGGAGAAAACCAGAATGTATGTCTTTAGAAACCTGGACCCTGAGGTGAGGCATAGAGAAAGAGTTAATTATTCATAAATCGATATATGTTGAGTGTTGTGGCTAGAAAGGGTGATCGTTTTGTCAGAGCTAATGCACTCTTCAGAAAGTGCAGCCGTTTTcaaacaaacgcacacacacacacacacacacacacacacacacatgccagcTTCAGTAAATCACAGAGCACATGGCCTGTAGATCAGACCACCCACTGTAGAGATTCAGCAGAGCTTTTTTCTTCATGCACAGAAAGACAGCAGGTACTTTATGGGTCCAGTTCACACATTATAAGCAATATTcacaaaactattatatatatatatatatatatatatatatatatatatatatatatatatatatatatatatatgtacagtcaTAATTAATCAGTTTTAACTTCCATAAAACAAATTCTGTTACTTCAGTTGTTTTAATTTGCAGCGGTATTAGTGGGAACATTCTCCTGACAAGTTcttatgtgtgttgtgtttggaaCACAGGAACCGATTCAAACGTCTGGCTTCATCTGCCACTTTGAGGAT
The Carassius auratus strain Wakin chromosome 38, ASM336829v1, whole genome shotgun sequence genome window above contains:
- the LOC113056695 gene encoding WD repeat-containing protein 35-like isoform X3 — encoded protein: MFIYLSKKIAIPNNTVLKCVSWNKDQGFIACGGEDGLLKVLKLETYTDDAKLKGLAAPSNLSMNQTLEGHSGAVQVVTWNEQYQKLTTSDQNGLIIVWMLYKGSWYEEMINNRNKSVVRSMSWNADGLKICIVYEDGAVIVGSVDGNRIWGKELKGTQLAHVAWSPDSKILLFGMANGEIHIYDNQGNFIMKMTMSCLANATGALSISGIHWYPGTEGYLEPDCPCLAVCFTNGHCQVMRHESDDNLCVRMCEGPVIIETGMWHVASIQWNHCGSVLAIAGSLRNSGAEKDINAVQFYTPFGEHLRTLKVPGKQMTAVSWEGGGLRIGLAVDSYIYFANIRPDYKWGYCSNTVVYAYTRPDRLEYSVVFWDTKNNEKFVKYVKSLMSITTCGDFCILATKADDTHPQEDTETEAGSATGSATYALVLCNSIGTPQDSKYIDIDPLFVTMTKTHVIAASKEAFYVWQYRVAKKLTALEINQVAKTRKEGRERVYHIDDSPSGTSDGTLNFAKAFTATRDPICCITASDRVLIVGRESGILQRYSLPNITLLQKYSLTSRPYQLSLNCNSSRLAIIDITGVLTFLDVETRASSGDAEGGSTAGDPSKFERKDVWDMKWANDNPDLFSMMEKTRMYVFRNLDPEEPIQTSGFICHFEDLEIKSVLLDEIMRDPEVPNKDYLINFEIRSLRDSRALIEKVGIEDASQFIEDNPHPRLWRLLAEAALQKLDLKMAEQAFVRCRDYQGIEFVKRLSNLQSEAMKQAEVAAYFSRFEEAERMYLDMDRRDLAIGLRIKLGDWFRVLQLLKTGSGDSDDALLEQAYNAIGDYFADRQKWLNAVQYYLQGRNQERLAECYYMLEDYDGLERLANSLPENHKLLPDIGQMFVTVGMCEQAVSAFLKCNQPKAAVDACVHLNQWNKAVELAKDHSMKEIGPLLSKYASHLLEKNKTLEAVELYRKAHHFLDAAKLMFKIAEEEAKRRTRPLRVKKLYVLAALLVENFHTQIKSSQQSKIKGKKSEATSALAGLLEEDESSSDSRILDDAWRGAEAYHFFLLAQRQLYEGKVDAAMRTALHLRDYEDIIPAVEIYSLLAICSSANCAFGTCSRAFIKLESLETLTPDQRQLYEDLALEIFTKHSPRDTRQSQRDSLTDGPEGKLPTCIVTGRVISEFQFWMCSVCKHCAVEQEITQHNFCPLCHSPVG
- the LOC113056695 gene encoding WD repeat-containing protein 35-like isoform X2, translated to MFIYLSKKIAIPNNTVLKCVSWNKDQGFIACGGEDGLLKVLKLETYTDDAKLKGLAAPSNLSMNQTLEGHSGAVQVVTWNEQYQKLTTSDQNGLIIVWMLYKGSWYEEMINNRNKSVVRSMSWNADGLKICIVYEDGAVIVGSVDGNRIWGKELKGTQLAHVAWSPDSKILLFGMANGEIHIYDNQGNFIMKMTMSCLANATGALSISGIHWYPGTEGYLEPDCPCLAVCFTNGHCQVMRHESDDSPVIIETGMWHVASIQWNHCGSVLAIAGSLRNSGAEKDINAVQFYTPFGEHLRTLKVPGKQMTAVSWEGGGLRIGLAVDSYIYFANIRPDYKWGYCSNTVVYAYTRPDRLEYSVVFWDTKNNEKFVKYVKSLMSITTCGDFCILATKADDTHPQEDTETEAGSATGSATAFNELSNQNTSKDRSKRRKYALVLCNSIGTPQDSKYIDIDPLFVTMTKTHVIAASKEAFYVWQYRVAKKLTALEINQVAKTRKEGRERVYHIDDSPSGTSDGTLNFAKAFTATRDPICCITASDRVLIVGRESGILQRYSLPNITLLQKYSLTSRPYQLSLNCNSSRLAIIDITGVLTFLDVETRASSGDAEGGSTAGDPSKFERKDVWDMKWANDNPDLFSMMEKTRMYVFRNLDPEEPIQTSGFICHFEDLEIKSVLLDEIMRDPEVPNKDYLINFEIRSLRDSRALIEKVGIEDASQFIEDNPHPRLWRLLAEAALQKLDLKMAEQAFVRCRDYQGIEFVKRLSNLQSEAMKQAEVAAYFSRFEEAERMYLDMDRRDLAIGLRIKLGDWFRVLQLLKTGSGDSDDALLEQAYNAIGDYFADRQKWLNAVQYYLQGRNQERLAECYYMLEDYDGLERLANSLPENHKLLPDIGQMFVTVGMCEQAVSAFLKCNQPKAAVDACVHLNQWNKAVELAKDHSMKEIGPLLSKYASHLLEKNKTLEAVELYRKAHHFLDAAKLMFKIAEEEAKRRTRPLRVKKLYVLAALLVENFHTQIKSSQQSKIKGKKSEATSALAGLLEEDESSSDSRILDDAWRGAEAYHFFLLAQRQLYEGKVDAAMRTALHLRDYEDIIPAVEIYSLLAICSSANCAFGTCSRAFIKLESLETLTPDQRQLYEDLALEIFTKHSPRDTRQSQRDSLTDGPEGKLPTCIVTGRVISEFQFWMCSVCKHCAVEQEITQHNFCPLCHSPVG